A window from Cerasicoccus sp. TK19100 encodes these proteins:
- a CDS encoding prepilin-type N-terminal cleavage/methylation domain-containing protein has protein sequence MNHPQITASPRANIGFTLVELLVCIAIIAILAAILIPVVGSIQTRANEAKCASNVRQIASGFLLYSQDHDGVFPTFKATGGGNVENWRQQLYDYVIDPDSNRDQHYIWYCPAKSDSDQDWRDTASYGSNLYLSGKSFYSIPNPSSTMAVIDCTLSQGHHAKSENSSESQIKNWVHFRHGGKANMAMLDGHVESVDESEIDERIIPAFNPNK, from the coding sequence ATGAATCACCCCCAGATCACCGCATCTCCCCGTGCAAACATTGGATTCACCTTAGTCGAATTGCTGGTCTGTATTGCCATCATCGCGATTTTGGCGGCCATTCTCATACCCGTAGTGGGCAGCATACAGACCCGCGCAAATGAAGCGAAATGCGCTTCGAATGTCCGACAGATTGCCAGCGGTTTTCTCCTCTATTCGCAAGATCACGACGGAGTATTTCCCACCTTCAAGGCTACCGGCGGCGGCAACGTGGAAAATTGGCGGCAGCAACTTTACGACTACGTAATCGACCCCGATTCCAACCGCGACCAGCACTACATCTGGTATTGCCCGGCCAAGAGCGACAGCGATCAGGACTGGCGCGACACCGCCAGCTACGGGTCCAACTTATACCTGAGCGGCAAAAGCTTTTACAGCATTCCAAATCCATCCAGCACAATGGCGGTAATCGACTGCACCCTCTCACAGGGCCACCACGCCAAAAGCGAAAACAGCTCCGAATCTCAGATCAAAAATTGGGTCCATTTCCGCCACGGCGGTAAGGCCAACATGGCCATGCTCGATGGTCACGTGGAATCCGTGGATGAAAGTGAAATCGATGAGCGCATCATTCCGGCCTTCAATCCCAATAAATAG
- a CDS encoding type II secretion system protein, whose translation MNLDTPQHPRAGFTLVELLTVISVIAILGALIFVAVGKAIDRANITKSGTQIRQICLAAQLYANDNQGHLPKVAADNVGLDDPSDYFFVTRNGVAELENTALARYLESAAAAEEIIQAPSDDGLTETGEAGRNFSYSFNFLINKGEIAPGASSPSGFEKALGTVKMNYITSPESKAMVYEEDAPNDSFCVWFIDRPTTRYNGQAHIGFVDAHVELLPNEEIYGNGDLGDLVPPNRQY comes from the coding sequence ATGAATCTCGATACCCCCCAACACCCTAGAGCTGGATTCACCCTCGTTGAACTTCTGACGGTAATCTCCGTCATTGCGATACTGGGGGCACTAATTTTTGTGGCAGTGGGCAAGGCCATAGATCGGGCAAATATCACGAAGTCCGGCACGCAGATTCGCCAGATATGTTTGGCGGCCCAACTATATGCCAATGACAACCAAGGGCATTTGCCGAAAGTAGCGGCGGACAACGTTGGGTTGGATGATCCTTCTGATTACTTTTTTGTCACGCGCAACGGCGTAGCCGAATTGGAGAACACGGCCTTGGCCCGCTATTTGGAGAGCGCAGCCGCGGCTGAGGAAATTATCCAGGCACCCAGTGATGACGGGTTGACGGAGACTGGCGAGGCCGGCCGGAATTTTAGCTACTCTTTCAATTTTCTAATCAATAAAGGTGAGATCGCGCCCGGAGCTTCTTCACCCAGCGGTTTTGAAAAGGCGCTCGGAACGGTTAAAATGAATTACATTACAAGCCCGGAATCGAAGGCGATGGTTTATGAAGAAGATGCGCCCAATGATTCATTTTGCGTATGGTTTATTGACCGGCCAACGACGCGCTACAATGGACAAGCGCACATTGGCTTTGTCGATGCACACGTTGAGTTACTTCCCAACGAGGAAATCTATGGCAACGGCGACTTGGGCGATCTGGTACCGCCGAATCGCCAGTATTGA
- a CDS encoding LacI family DNA-binding transcriptional regulator: MSSPPTLQDIADHAGVSRMTVSRALRNEPRCSPETRERIQKIAKEMGYRPNPLVVARMQQMRQRHPSRDTCLAVVQPGEVGSGLKDNENSRQWYAGITQRAEELGFRTELVNLPTRADAAKAVIRTLAYRQVEGLCFLPFPKWGWNFDLDLRQFSMAAIGFTLLEPHIHRVASDHREGLSIALAKLKELGYRRVGLVLEENTSSRVDHQHLEIFLRHHLFDQDIYPVSPLIIEVKSTPKTQARRFQQWRKAEQPDVLISNLDSLSFIKGLKIGVPEEIGFISLDVQANHPSICGIDQQPRRVGACLTDRVVSQIYCNQRGIPEYPELTLAPPKWKDGDSLRPQA; encoded by the coding sequence ATGAGCTCCCCACCTACTTTACAAGATATCGCTGATCATGCTGGCGTCAGTCGCATGACAGTGAGTCGGGCGCTAAGAAATGAACCGCGCTGTTCGCCTGAAACTCGAGAAAGAATCCAGAAGATTGCCAAGGAGATGGGCTATCGGCCCAACCCCTTGGTGGTGGCCCGGATGCAACAGATGCGCCAGCGTCACCCGTCCAGGGATACTTGTCTGGCCGTGGTCCAACCAGGGGAAGTGGGTAGCGGCCTCAAGGACAACGAAAATTCCCGACAATGGTATGCAGGCATTACGCAGCGAGCGGAAGAGTTGGGTTTTCGCACCGAATTGGTTAACTTACCCACACGTGCTGATGCCGCTAAAGCGGTGATACGGACCTTGGCTTATCGCCAGGTCGAGGGACTGTGTTTTCTACCCTTTCCGAAGTGGGGTTGGAATTTTGACTTGGATTTACGGCAATTTTCCATGGCGGCGATTGGCTTTACATTGCTTGAGCCGCATATCCACAGGGTAGCGTCTGATCATCGGGAAGGGTTGTCGATCGCACTGGCAAAATTGAAAGAACTGGGATATCGGCGCGTGGGCTTAGTGCTCGAAGAAAATACGAGTAGTCGCGTGGATCATCAGCACCTTGAAATTTTTCTGAGGCATCATTTATTTGACCAAGACATTTATCCAGTTTCTCCGCTAATAATTGAGGTCAAATCAACGCCTAAAACTCAAGCGCGCCGATTCCAGCAGTGGCGCAAGGCGGAGCAACCCGATGTGCTAATTTCAAATTTGGATAGTTTGTCTTTCATTAAAGGCTTGAAAATCGGAGTGCCTGAAGAAATCGGTTTTATTAGTTTGGACGTGCAGGCTAATCATCCATCGATCTGTGGCATAGACCAGCAGCCTCGCCGTGTTGGAGCCTGTCTAACTGATCGTGTAGTCTCGCAGATTTATTGCAACCAACGTGGGATTCCAGAATATCCTGAGCTTACCTTAGCGCCTCCCAAGTGGAAGGATGGTGATTCTTTGCGACCGCAGGCGTGA
- a CDS encoding carbohydrate ABC transporter permease encodes MTKTEKRNMIVGLCFISPWIAGFILLTLYPLVSSAYLSLTDYSVLAEPVFIGFDNYERLAVDELFWKSIWNTFYFAALSIPINLVSALLLAVLLNFDLPGKKIFRTIYFLPSLVPMVCLGVLWQWMLNGEIGLINQALAPVCDAINYVFGSSLQPPNWLVNPAYAKLGLVLASMWGVGNAVVIFLAGLQDVPRSLYEAAELDGCGFWQKTFHVTLPIISPVIYFNGIMSLIGSFQVFAVPYVMTNGGEGPGRSLLFAATYVFNKGFQAWSMGYACAVALILFIIILALTLLATHVFERHVHYAAK; translated from the coding sequence ATGACGAAAACTGAAAAACGCAACATGATCGTCGGGCTGTGTTTTATCAGTCCCTGGATCGCCGGGTTCATCCTGCTGACGCTTTATCCGTTGGTCAGCTCCGCCTATCTGTCGCTAACCGATTACTCCGTGCTGGCTGAGCCGGTCTTCATCGGCTTCGACAACTATGAGCGACTGGCGGTGGATGAGCTTTTCTGGAAGTCGATTTGGAACACCTTCTATTTCGCCGCGTTGTCGATTCCGATTAACCTCGTTTCGGCTTTGCTGCTGGCCGTGTTGCTGAATTTTGACCTGCCGGGGAAAAAGATTTTCCGGACCATTTATTTCCTGCCGTCGCTGGTGCCCATGGTGTGTTTAGGCGTGCTTTGGCAGTGGATGCTCAATGGCGAGATCGGGCTGATAAACCAAGCACTCGCCCCAGTGTGCGATGCGATTAACTACGTATTCGGAAGCTCGCTGCAACCACCCAATTGGCTCGTGAATCCCGCCTACGCGAAGCTGGGTCTCGTATTGGCGAGCATGTGGGGCGTGGGCAACGCAGTCGTGATATTCCTCGCAGGACTACAGGATGTTCCGCGCTCACTCTATGAAGCGGCGGAGCTTGATGGCTGTGGCTTCTGGCAGAAGACGTTTCATGTAACGCTGCCGATCATATCGCCGGTGATTTACTTTAACGGCATTATGTCGCTGATTGGTTCATTTCAAGTTTTCGCGGTGCCCTACGTAATGACCAATGGTGGAGAAGGCCCCGGGCGTTCGCTGCTGTTTGCTGCCACTTATGTCTTCAACAAAGGCTTCCAGGCCTGGAGCATGGGCTATGCATGCGCCGTCGCGCTGATCCTGTTTATCATCATTCTGGCGCTCACGTTGCTCGCGACGCACGTCTTCGAGCGCCATGTACACTACGCCGCCAAATGA
- a CDS encoding LacI family DNA-binding transcriptional regulator, giving the protein MTPTIRSVAKLAGVSPATVSLALRNDPRISSQVRERVQGIAAKEGYRPNPIVSRLIAQVRASKTTNFKSTLALVNTAEHLKDVEERTVRCWIDASVERATEQGYSVDRFVLAKEPLRPERLMKVLDSRGIEGLIITGPFQDNTIDAKYDLLWQRYAAVVLGERPFQPSLSCVINDQFNTVRQAMIQVRLLGYRKPALCVHPYVDRILEQRLSGGFLVEQRQLPKRDWIAPYDYDEAGQEPFLKWFQKHQPDVIITLHPEIKGWLQSINVSAPDHIGLVHLDHEPSLKDWAGMNQNHEHVGKAAVDMLIGKLNRNELHLPPFPKCVTIMSEWTPGPSVREQ; this is encoded by the coding sequence ATGACCCCAACGATTCGTAGTGTAGCAAAGCTCGCTGGCGTGTCGCCCGCCACCGTCTCCCTCGCCTTGAGAAATGACCCCCGGATCAGCTCCCAGGTGCGTGAGCGGGTGCAAGGCATTGCCGCCAAAGAAGGCTACCGCCCCAACCCCATTGTCTCTCGGCTAATCGCTCAAGTTCGGGCGAGCAAGACCACTAATTTCAAAAGCACGCTGGCGCTGGTTAATACCGCCGAACACTTGAAAGATGTCGAGGAGCGCACGGTTCGTTGCTGGATCGATGCCAGCGTTGAGCGCGCAACTGAGCAAGGCTACAGCGTGGATCGTTTTGTATTGGCCAAGGAGCCACTGCGCCCGGAGCGATTAATGAAAGTGCTCGATTCGCGCGGCATTGAGGGGCTCATCATCACCGGGCCTTTTCAGGACAACACCATTGATGCCAAATACGATTTGCTCTGGCAACGGTATGCGGCGGTTGTCCTTGGCGAGCGGCCGTTTCAGCCCTCGCTCTCGTGCGTGATCAACGATCAATTTAACACCGTTCGCCAAGCAATGATTCAAGTTCGGCTGCTGGGCTACCGCAAGCCAGCCTTGTGTGTTCACCCGTATGTCGACCGCATTCTTGAGCAGCGGCTGAGTGGCGGTTTTCTCGTCGAGCAGCGCCAATTGCCCAAGCGGGACTGGATCGCGCCATACGACTATGATGAGGCGGGCCAAGAGCCGTTTCTAAAATGGTTCCAGAAGCATCAACCGGATGTCATCATCACCCTGCATCCTGAAATAAAAGGCTGGTTACAATCCATCAATGTCAGCGCGCCGGATCACATCGGGCTGGTGCATCTGGACCACGAGCCATCCCTCAAAGACTGGGCCGGCATGAATCAGAACCACGAACATGTCGGCAAGGCCGCGGTCGACATGCTCATTGGCAAGTTGAATCGGAATGAGCTGCACCTTCCGCCATTTCCCAAGTGCGTGACCATTATGAGTGAATGGACGCCGGGGCCCAGCGTTCGCGAACAATAA
- a CDS encoding carbohydrate ABC transporter permease, whose product MTSQSASLVQRICIYVILLIGAFVFIAPFAWMVSTSLKPLNETLSMPPRWLPSTVQWENYPQAIDEMKMFWRYTANTTFLCVMTVIGTVLSSSLAAYGFSRIEWRGRDKIFVLVLATMMIPFPVIMVPLYTLFREFGWIGTYKPLWFPSFLAGAFNVFLLRQFFLTLPKDLEEAAKIDGASELQVFWLVILPLAKPALIVVALFQFMATWNDFLGPLIYLTDQADFTLALGLQAYQSKGGGTDWHYLMAASTLVVLPVIVLFFFTQRYFVEGIATTGGKG is encoded by the coding sequence ATGACTTCTCAATCTGCCAGTTTGGTTCAGCGCATCTGCATCTACGTGATCCTGTTGATCGGTGCCTTCGTCTTCATCGCGCCGTTTGCATGGATGGTTTCGACCTCGCTGAAGCCGCTCAATGAAACGCTGAGCATGCCGCCGCGTTGGTTACCGTCGACGGTGCAGTGGGAGAACTACCCACAGGCCATTGACGAAATGAAGATGTTTTGGCGCTACACGGCGAACACAACCTTTCTCTGTGTCATGACAGTCATTGGCACAGTGCTAAGCAGCTCATTGGCCGCCTACGGCTTTTCGCGCATCGAATGGCGGGGGCGCGATAAAATATTCGTCTTGGTTTTGGCGACGATGATGATTCCGTTTCCAGTTATCATGGTGCCGCTCTACACATTGTTCCGAGAGTTTGGTTGGATCGGCACCTACAAGCCACTTTGGTTTCCAAGCTTTCTCGCAGGTGCGTTCAATGTGTTTCTGCTTCGGCAGTTTTTTCTGACATTACCCAAAGACTTGGAGGAGGCAGCGAAGATCGATGGCGCTAGTGAACTGCAAGTCTTCTGGTTGGTGATTCTGCCGCTGGCCAAGCCGGCTTTAATCGTCGTGGCGCTATTTCAATTTATGGCCACGTGGAATGACTTTCTCGGGCCACTGATCTACTTAACAGACCAGGCTGACTTCACCCTGGCGCTAGGGTTGCAGGCTTACCAAAGCAAGGGCGGCGGCACGGATTGGCATTACCTGATGGCTGCATCAACACTGGTGGTCCTGCCCGTGATCGTGCTATTCTTTTTCACGCAGCGCTACTTTGTGGAAGGCATTGCGACAACTGGCGGCAAGGGTTGA
- a CDS encoding PEP-CTERM sorting domain-containing protein (PEP-CTERM proteins occur, often in large numbers, in the proteomes of bacteria that also encode an exosortase, a predicted intramembrane cysteine proteinase. The presence of a PEP-CTERM domain at a protein's C-terminus predicts cleavage within the sorting domain, followed by covalent anchoring to some some component of the (usually Gram-negative) cell surface. Many PEP-CTERM proteins exhibit an unusual sequence composition that includes large numbers of potential glycosylation sites. Expression of one such protein has been shown restore the ability of a bacterium to form floc, a type of biofilm.) → MNTPNTLAILAASSILVTSTAQAIIVQENFLTGANPAAGEYTVGSVSGQNPTVTGFTGAWNINAGGGPVIESAGLSYSNASGTVASSGGAIAMTNNNSRGGRQLTAGLDDSSSGTYYLSFMYQQASTFSGYRGIDLFDGGTGSTNRTLGLTQDSTNDYELNINAFGATQDNISTIGTDVVFFVMRFDMNSTAESDTFTLYMNPDLANEPSVALFSASGLDISFDYIGLERYTSGSSNRTIWLDEIRMSQDYNEVTTVAVPEPTASAMISGICILTGAFVIRRRRQAMA, encoded by the coding sequence ATGAATACTCCAAATACCCTAGCCATTCTTGCAGCAAGCAGCATCCTAGTTACGTCTACAGCCCAGGCGATTATCGTCCAAGAAAACTTTCTCACCGGGGCAAACCCAGCTGCCGGTGAATATACCGTGGGCTCAGTCAGTGGACAAAATCCAACTGTCACGGGATTCACAGGAGCATGGAACATTAATGCCGGAGGTGGTCCTGTCATTGAGTCTGCTGGTCTCAGCTACTCCAATGCATCTGGAACCGTAGCCAGTTCTGGCGGAGCCATCGCAATGACGAATAATAACTCCAGAGGTGGTCGGCAACTAACGGCCGGCCTGGATGACTCATCCAGTGGCACCTACTACCTAAGCTTCATGTATCAGCAAGCCAGTACATTCTCGGGCTATCGCGGCATCGATCTATTCGATGGTGGTACCGGCAGCACAAACCGAACCCTGGGGCTTACGCAGGATTCCACCAACGATTATGAACTCAACATCAACGCGTTTGGAGCCACACAAGACAATATCTCAACGATTGGAACGGATGTCGTATTCTTCGTCATGCGCTTCGATATGAATTCAACAGCCGAAAGCGATACCTTTACGCTGTATATGAACCCCGATCTTGCCAACGAGCCAAGCGTCGCACTTTTCTCTGCATCCGGCTTGGACATTAGCTTCGACTACATTGGCCTTGAGCGGTACACCTCTGGAAGCAGTAACCGCACCATTTGGCTCGATGAGATTCGCATGAGCCAAGACTACAATGAAGTCACGACAGTTGCGGTTCCCGAGCCCACCGCATCGGCAATGATTTCCGGAATTTGCATTTTAACCGGTGCCTTTGTAATACGTCGGCGACGCCAGGCCATGGCTTAA
- a CDS encoding ABC transporter substrate-binding protein, whose translation MISLKPWILTLASLSLIGYLLFAGNQRDAQRADGRIEIEYWEKWTGFERDAMAKLVDEYNASQDEVFVKFLSVSNIDRKLMLATAGGNPPDLAGLWTANLPVFASNGALMPLDKMLAGSSLNADDYLPSIWQQVVVYDRVWGLPTTPGTIALHWNKRLFREAGLDPERPPRTMAELEAFNDRLTRYSDAGRIQVMGHMPIEPGWWSANWSIWFGGDIWNGEDKVTADSEANMAAFEWIESYPERYGAESLMAFRQLSGVFASPENPFFRERIAMVLQGPWMFNFINNFAPDDFEWGVAPFPTWREEDYGASLVESDCLVIPQGAAHPEEAFAFMEWLQEPEQLEALSLAQLKFSPLREVSDEFYERHPNPHIHVYRELAENEHARMRPQMVTFNEFSNDMVNAIDEIMRDEKTATQAAEEVQRRQQDLFARKYESWLKVREARLKEWDER comes from the coding sequence ATGATTTCGTTGAAGCCCTGGATACTAACACTTGCCTCGCTTTCCCTCATTGGTTACTTGCTGTTTGCCGGTAACCAGAGAGACGCGCAGCGGGCGGATGGGCGCATTGAGATCGAGTACTGGGAGAAGTGGACCGGTTTTGAGCGCGATGCGATGGCGAAACTCGTTGACGAGTATAACGCCTCGCAGGACGAAGTCTTTGTAAAGTTCCTTTCGGTCAGCAACATCGACCGCAAGCTGATGCTGGCCACCGCGGGTGGCAATCCGCCAGACCTTGCAGGGTTATGGACGGCGAATTTGCCCGTGTTTGCATCCAATGGAGCCCTGATGCCGCTCGATAAAATGTTGGCTGGGTCTTCACTGAATGCCGATGACTACCTGCCGTCGATCTGGCAACAGGTCGTCGTGTATGATCGCGTGTGGGGGCTGCCAACAACGCCGGGAACCATCGCCCTGCACTGGAATAAGCGCCTCTTCCGTGAGGCCGGGTTGGACCCCGAGCGTCCGCCACGCACCATGGCAGAGTTGGAGGCATTCAATGATCGGCTGACGCGCTACAGCGACGCCGGACGCATCCAAGTAATGGGGCACATGCCCATTGAGCCGGGGTGGTGGAGCGCGAATTGGAGCATCTGGTTTGGCGGCGATATTTGGAATGGCGAAGATAAAGTGACCGCCGATAGCGAGGCGAACATGGCTGCTTTTGAATGGATTGAGAGTTACCCAGAGCGTTATGGCGCGGAATCGTTGATGGCGTTTCGCCAACTGAGTGGCGTCTTCGCTTCGCCGGAGAATCCATTCTTTCGTGAGCGCATCGCGATGGTGTTACAGGGGCCGTGGATGTTTAACTTTATCAATAATTTTGCACCGGATGATTTCGAATGGGGCGTGGCACCGTTTCCCACTTGGCGAGAGGAAGACTATGGTGCGAGTCTGGTGGAGAGCGATTGCCTGGTAATCCCGCAAGGTGCGGCGCATCCCGAGGAAGCTTTTGCGTTCATGGAGTGGCTGCAGGAGCCGGAGCAGTTGGAGGCGTTGAGCTTGGCGCAGTTAAAGTTCAGCCCACTGCGGGAAGTTAGTGATGAATTCTACGAGCGGCACCCGAATCCGCACATCCATGTTTATCGTGAGTTGGCGGAAAACGAGCACGCCCGCATGCGCCCGCAGATGGTAACCTTTAACGAGTTCAGCAATGATATGGTCAACGCGATTGATGAAATAATGCGCGATGAAAAGACCGCGACGCAGGCTGCTGAGGAAGTGCAACGTCGGCAGCAAGATCTCTTCGCGCGCAAATACGAAAGCTGGCTCAAAGTGCGCGAGGCACGGCTAAAGGAATGGGACGAGCGATGA
- a CDS encoding amylo-alpha-1,6-glucosidase, translating to MESPSFIPLSGAKHRATSKANNARGQQVTIVSEAADGARVYEFETDIELRDDLPPGGRLEVAEQSDQARCRSGNTLFDGLYAMAIEEARLNAVSSIEDADYAHGQPIETCVYKTGEKWNYVWTRDLAYALHLGLAPLDTDRALRSLKFKISALKESVRDGLGKQIVQDTGSGGSYPVSTDRVVWALGAYEVMSHLTSTQRADFVSEVYPYLQDTIEQDRVLVFDAAAGLYRGEQSFLDWREQTYPQWTENDTLAIAMSKALSVNALNVFLLELAASFADSMGHTAECERYGAWAKDLREAIHHHFYDAEAGLFRTYVLSEFGDVDLSLPRYDLLGNCLVILFDIASEEQACDILNCYPTGPHGPPVVWPQERQTPIYHNQGIWPFVTAYWIKAAVKVGHAPVVDAGVQSLMKLSAVNLSNMENFDFVSGQAFVKTDTQEGPTINSRRQLWSVAGYISLVQNMLFGLRMTDSGMRIEPFITRWMRASLFADEKCLRLVNVSFLNASHSVTLHLPEADSFMSEKAIVKRVLLNGDEISGQVVSQDALQPRNDWEVYLDADVSTQTRCSLPLVDVQCKDAIYAPQPPEWNGEAGVSLQGGLLHLSFRHPDPDSVLIDIYRNGALHATIKDANTWLDLRSGNYPNQRYVYQLVARCRQRGLTSHPTRGRQYQEPWQTQIIRSDEMSCVGGCLVDDHLEDWGLDWHELIARDVSVRQSGQYAVQVNYANGSGPINTGITCAVKRVEVFSDLNECCGAGYFIMPQTSDWTRFLLSNRIVASLQEERRYAIRISEDAYCRNMSYLASNIAYTARAGGGGDSYNFVNIAEMHLGYIGSL from the coding sequence GTGGAATCCCCTTCGTTCATCCCGCTCAGTGGCGCAAAGCATCGTGCAACTTCTAAGGCGAATAATGCCCGAGGCCAACAGGTCACGATAGTCTCCGAGGCCGCAGACGGCGCACGTGTCTATGAGTTCGAGACAGACATCGAGCTGCGCGATGATTTGCCGCCCGGGGGGCGCTTGGAAGTGGCTGAGCAAAGCGATCAAGCACGTTGCCGTTCAGGCAACACACTCTTCGATGGCCTCTATGCGATGGCTATCGAGGAGGCGCGATTGAACGCTGTATCCAGCATCGAAGACGCCGATTATGCCCACGGTCAACCGATTGAAACCTGTGTCTATAAAACGGGTGAAAAGTGGAATTATGTTTGGACGCGTGACTTGGCTTACGCGCTGCATTTGGGCCTCGCTCCGCTGGATACAGATCGTGCATTGCGTTCGCTGAAGTTCAAAATCTCAGCGCTGAAGGAAAGCGTTCGCGATGGCTTAGGAAAGCAGATCGTTCAAGACACTGGCTCTGGCGGAAGTTACCCGGTTTCGACGGATCGCGTGGTTTGGGCGCTTGGCGCTTATGAAGTGATGAGCCATCTTACTTCCACGCAGCGCGCAGATTTTGTCTCGGAGGTTTATCCGTATTTGCAGGATACCATTGAGCAGGATCGCGTGTTGGTATTCGATGCGGCTGCCGGTCTGTACCGGGGCGAGCAGTCGTTTCTTGATTGGCGTGAGCAGACCTACCCGCAGTGGACGGAGAACGATACCTTGGCGATCGCGATGTCCAAGGCGCTGTCCGTGAACGCGCTGAATGTTTTCCTGCTGGAGCTTGCGGCAAGCTTTGCTGACTCGATGGGGCACACTGCCGAATGCGAGCGCTATGGTGCTTGGGCGAAAGACCTACGTGAGGCTATTCATCATCATTTCTATGACGCGGAGGCGGGTCTTTTTCGCACTTATGTGCTGTCGGAGTTTGGAGATGTTGACCTCTCGCTGCCGCGCTATGATTTACTGGGTAACTGTTTAGTCATTCTGTTCGATATCGCGAGTGAAGAACAGGCGTGCGACATCCTGAATTGCTACCCAACGGGACCGCATGGGCCGCCGGTAGTTTGGCCACAGGAGCGCCAAACACCAATCTACCATAACCAAGGCATCTGGCCTTTCGTGACTGCTTACTGGATCAAGGCAGCGGTAAAGGTTGGCCACGCGCCGGTAGTTGACGCGGGTGTGCAATCGCTGATGAAACTCTCCGCTGTGAACCTTTCCAATATGGAAAATTTCGACTTCGTATCCGGGCAGGCGTTCGTCAAGACTGACACTCAGGAGGGGCCGACGATTAATTCCCGCCGACAGCTGTGGTCCGTTGCGGGCTACATATCATTAGTGCAGAATATGTTGTTTGGGCTGCGTATGACGGACTCTGGCATGCGTATCGAACCGTTTATTACACGATGGATGAGAGCCAGTTTATTTGCCGATGAAAAGTGTCTGCGCCTGGTCAATGTCTCCTTTTTAAACGCGTCTCATTCAGTGACATTGCACTTGCCTGAGGCCGATTCATTCATGTCGGAGAAGGCGATTGTTAAACGTGTCTTACTGAACGGTGACGAAATTTCCGGGCAAGTGGTGAGTCAAGATGCGCTGCAGCCCCGTAATGATTGGGAAGTCTATTTGGATGCAGATGTTTCGACACAGACTCGTTGTTCTTTGCCGCTCGTTGACGTGCAATGCAAGGATGCTATCTACGCGCCACAACCGCCTGAGTGGAATGGGGAAGCGGGCGTAAGTTTGCAAGGTGGGTTGTTGCACTTGTCCTTTCGGCATCCCGATCCGGATTCGGTGTTAATAGATATTTATCGAAACGGCGCGCTTCACGCGACGATTAAGGATGCGAATACCTGGCTCGACTTGCGATCTGGGAATTATCCGAATCAACGCTACGTTTATCAATTGGTTGCGCGTTGTCGGCAGCGTGGTTTGACCTCACACCCGACACGTGGCCGACAATACCAAGAGCCATGGCAAACGCAGATTATTCGCTCCGATGAGATGTCGTGCGTTGGCGGGTGCTTGGTTGATGATCATCTTGAGGATTGGGGCCTGGATTGGCATGAGCTTATCGCCCGAGATGTAAGTGTTCGCCAGTCCGGGCAATATGCGGTTCAAGTGAATTACGCCAACGGTTCCGGGCCGATCAACACTGGCATCACCTGCGCAGTTAAACGGGTAGAGGTTTTCTCGGACCTGAATGAATGCTGCGGAGCGGGTTATTTCATCATGCCACAAACGAGCGACTGGACACGCTTTTTACTTTCAAACCGAATCGTCGCATCGCTTCAGGAGGAGCGACGATATGCGATTCGTATCAGTGAGGATGCCTACTGTCGCAATATGAGTTATCTCGCCAGTAATATTGCCTATACTGCCCGGGCGGGTGGTGGTGGCGATAGCTACAATTTCGTGAATATCGCTGAGATGCATCTTGGCTATATTGGCTCTTTATAA